In a single window of the Acyrthosiphon pisum isolate AL4f chromosome X, pea_aphid_22Mar2018_4r6ur, whole genome shotgun sequence genome:
- the LOC115033096 gene encoding uncharacterized protein LOC115033096: MSSSISIQLWICMLVFFSSCYRGQADFFFKDGLMVNYTDWYLHLKTKDLDDYIQTVVNRSRKREYWVTYLQNNLNMDIETPEHGLLIDSQLSEELYSLYWHAQIISETSSIIGHRELNTDGGQCAIDLSKVKLDKTSLGKICLSMYYNKTACVGMNLKYRSPDGSCNNLKRSYSGKASTAYKRLLFNNYRDSFIGKFYRIIIYLCAYLMMGFHLLQSRH; encoded by the exons ATGAGTTCCTCGATATCTATACAACTGTGGATTTGTATGTTAGTATTCTTTTCATCGTGTTACAGAGGTCAAGCTGATTTCTTTTTTAAAG ATGGTTTGATGGTAAACTACACCGACTGGTACCTTCATCTAAAAACCAAAGACTTAGATGATTATATTCAAACAGTTGTCAACCGTTCTAGAAAACGTGAATATTGGGTTACgtatcttcaaaataatttaaatatggatATTGAAACCCCGGAGCATGGACTATTGATCGATTCTCAGCTTTCCGAAgaattgtattcattatattgGCATGCTCAAATTATTTCTGAAACTTCCTCCATTATAGGTCACAGAGAACTTAAcac TGATGGAGGACAATGTGCTATAGACTTATCGAAAGTGAAACTAGACAAGACATCTTTGGGTAAGATTTGTTTGTCCATGTATTACAACAAGACAGCATGCGTCGGGATGAACTTAAAGTATCGTAGTCCTGATGGTTCTTGTAACAACTTGAAACGTTCCTACTCGGGAAAAGCATCCACTGCCTATAAACGTTTGCTGTTTAATAACTATAGGGATAGTTTTATTggtaaattttatagaattataatttacctttgTGCATATCTAATGATGGGATTTCATTTACT